The Malus sylvestris chromosome 12, drMalSylv7.2, whole genome shotgun sequence genome contains a region encoding:
- the LOC126593288 gene encoding flowering locus K homology domain-like isoform X1: MAEADKLYGELDGGEVPVTVAEINAEIENAEPLVDDQVTALDPASELTEADVQGYEQEHGVTFAQEQEDALAQFRAQEQEEALAQFQAQEQEEALAQFQAQEQEEALAQFQAQEQVELPVEVQEEEAQLSEQNPERHEDAAAFGGGEKKWPGWPGESVFRMLVPAQKVGSIIGRKGEFIKKIVEETRARIKILDGPPGTTERAVMVSGKEEPDSSLPPAMDGLLRVHTRIIDGLDGDSSHAPPGMGGKVSTKLLVAASQAGSLIGKQGGTVKSIQEASNCIVRVLGSEDLPIFALQDDRVVEVVGEAVGVHKAIELIASHLRKFLVDRSIIPIFEMHMQMANPQMEHGPPHQNWGPPQGHPHNAGHGGPGFGPPNPQYMPPPRQHDNYYPPADMPPPMEKQPHHGISAYGREAPMGVHQSSNTQSAPGMVTQITKQLQIPLSYADAVIGTAGASISYIRRASGATVTIQETRGVPGEMTVEISGSAPEVQAAQQLIQNFMADAGAPQPTPTPGSVDQGYNNYATHGSVYASPPSNQGHAGQHGGYGSVYGSHYGY, encoded by the exons ATGGCTGAAGCTGATAAACTCTATGGGGAACTTGATGGAGGTGAAGTACCTGTGACCGTGGCTGAAATCAATGCCGAGATTGAGAATGCAGAGCCGCTGGTAGATGACCAGGTTACGGCACTAGACCCGGCTTCGGAGCTGACAGAGGCCGATGTACAGGGGTATGAACAAGAGCATGGAGTGACATTtgcacaagaacaagaagaTGCACTTGCCCAGTTCCGGGCACAGGAGCAGGAAGAGGCACTGGCCCAGTTCCAGGCACAGGAGCAGGAAGAGGCACTGGCCCAGTTCCAGGCACAGGAGCAAGAAGAGGCACTGGCCCAGTTCCAGGCGCAGGAACAAGTAGAGTTACCGGTAGAAGTGCAAGAGGAGGAGGCGCAGTTATCCGAACAGAACCCAGAGCGTCACGAAGATGCTGCTGCCTTTGGTGGAGGTGAGAAAAAGTGGCCTGGATGGCCCGGAGAGAGTGTTTTCCGGATGCTGGTTCCTGCGCAGAAGGTTGGCAGTATAATTGGACGGAAAGGGGAGTTCATTAAGAAAATAGTTGAGGAGACGAGAGCTCGCATTAAAATTCTTGATGGACCCCCAGGAACGACTGAAAGAGCC GTAATGGTTTCTGGTAAGGAGGAGCCTGATTCTTCTCTTCCCCCTGCAATGGATGGCCTTTTGAGGGTTCACACGCGTATTATTGATGGTTTGGATGGTGATTCATCTCATGCTCCACCGGGCATGGGTGGCAAAGTCTCTACAAAGCTGCTGGTTGCAGCTTCACAGGCAGGAAGCTTGATTGGGAAACAGGGAGGAACTGTTAAATCCATTCAAGAAGCATCTAACTGCATAGTTAGAGTTCTTGGATCAG AAGACCTACCGATTTTTGCTCTTCAAGATGACAGAGTGGTTGAAGTAGTGGGTGAAGCTGTTGGTGTGCACAAAGCAATTGAACTAATTGCATCTCATCTTAGGAAGTTTTTAGTTGACCGCAGTATAATTCCAATATTTGAAATGCAT ATGCAAATGGCAAATCCTCAGATGGAACATGGGCCACCTCATCAAAATTGGGGTCCACCTCAAGGTCATCCCCACAATGCTGGTCATGGGGGTCCTGGATTTGGGCCGCCTAATCCCCAATACATGCCACCTCCTCGGCAACATGACAATTACTATCCACCAGCTGACATGCCTCCACCAATGGAGAAACAGCCTCACCATGGTATATCGGCTTATGGAAGAGAAGCTCCAATGGGTGTCCACCAGTCATCAAATACTCAGTCCGCACCAGGAATGGTAACACAG ATCACCAAGCAATTGCAAATTCCGCTGTCATATGCTGATGCTGTTATTGGCACAGCTGGTGCAAGTATAAGCTATATTCGACGAGCTAGTGGGGCAACTGTTACGATACAAGAGACTAGGGGTGTTCCTGGGGAGATGACTGTTGAAATCAGTGGAAGTGCTCCCGAAGTTCAAGCAGCTCAACAACTGATACAG AATTTCATGGCAGATGCTGGGGCACCGCAGCCGACACCAACTCCTGGCTCTGTGGACCAAGGTTATAACAACTATGCCACTCACGGTTCAGTTTATGCATCTCCCCCATCTAATCAAGGACACGCAGGACAACACGGCGGCTATGGCTCAGTCTATGGCTCGCATTATGGGTACTAG
- the LOC126593288 gene encoding flowering locus K homology domain-like isoform X2 yields the protein MAEADKLYGELDGGEVPVTVAEINAEIENAEPLVDDQVTALDPASELTEADVQGYEQEHGVTFAQEQEDALAQFRAQEQEEALAQFQAQEQEEALAQFQAQEQEEALAQFQAQEQVELPVEVQEEEAQLSEQNPERHEDAAAFGGGEKKWPGWPGESVFRMLVPAQKVGSIIGRKGEFIKKIVEETRARIKILDGPPGTTERAVMVSGKEEPDSSLPPAMDGLLRVHTRIIDGLDGDSSHAPPGMGGKVSTKLLVAASQAGSLIGKQGGTVKSIQEASNCIVRVLGSDLPIFALQDDRVVEVVGEAVGVHKAIELIASHLRKFLVDRSIIPIFEMHMQMANPQMEHGPPHQNWGPPQGHPHNAGHGGPGFGPPNPQYMPPPRQHDNYYPPADMPPPMEKQPHHGISAYGREAPMGVHQSSNTQSAPGMVTQITKQLQIPLSYADAVIGTAGASISYIRRASGATVTIQETRGVPGEMTVEISGSAPEVQAAQQLIQNFMADAGAPQPTPTPGSVDQGYNNYATHGSVYASPPSNQGHAGQHGGYGSVYGSHYGY from the exons ATGGCTGAAGCTGATAAACTCTATGGGGAACTTGATGGAGGTGAAGTACCTGTGACCGTGGCTGAAATCAATGCCGAGATTGAGAATGCAGAGCCGCTGGTAGATGACCAGGTTACGGCACTAGACCCGGCTTCGGAGCTGACAGAGGCCGATGTACAGGGGTATGAACAAGAGCATGGAGTGACATTtgcacaagaacaagaagaTGCACTTGCCCAGTTCCGGGCACAGGAGCAGGAAGAGGCACTGGCCCAGTTCCAGGCACAGGAGCAGGAAGAGGCACTGGCCCAGTTCCAGGCACAGGAGCAAGAAGAGGCACTGGCCCAGTTCCAGGCGCAGGAACAAGTAGAGTTACCGGTAGAAGTGCAAGAGGAGGAGGCGCAGTTATCCGAACAGAACCCAGAGCGTCACGAAGATGCTGCTGCCTTTGGTGGAGGTGAGAAAAAGTGGCCTGGATGGCCCGGAGAGAGTGTTTTCCGGATGCTGGTTCCTGCGCAGAAGGTTGGCAGTATAATTGGACGGAAAGGGGAGTTCATTAAGAAAATAGTTGAGGAGACGAGAGCTCGCATTAAAATTCTTGATGGACCCCCAGGAACGACTGAAAGAGCC GTAATGGTTTCTGGTAAGGAGGAGCCTGATTCTTCTCTTCCCCCTGCAATGGATGGCCTTTTGAGGGTTCACACGCGTATTATTGATGGTTTGGATGGTGATTCATCTCATGCTCCACCGGGCATGGGTGGCAAAGTCTCTACAAAGCTGCTGGTTGCAGCTTCACAGGCAGGAAGCTTGATTGGGAAACAGGGAGGAACTGTTAAATCCATTCAAGAAGCATCTAACTGCATAGTTAGAGTTCTTGGATCAG ACCTACCGATTTTTGCTCTTCAAGATGACAGAGTGGTTGAAGTAGTGGGTGAAGCTGTTGGTGTGCACAAAGCAATTGAACTAATTGCATCTCATCTTAGGAAGTTTTTAGTTGACCGCAGTATAATTCCAATATTTGAAATGCAT ATGCAAATGGCAAATCCTCAGATGGAACATGGGCCACCTCATCAAAATTGGGGTCCACCTCAAGGTCATCCCCACAATGCTGGTCATGGGGGTCCTGGATTTGGGCCGCCTAATCCCCAATACATGCCACCTCCTCGGCAACATGACAATTACTATCCACCAGCTGACATGCCTCCACCAATGGAGAAACAGCCTCACCATGGTATATCGGCTTATGGAAGAGAAGCTCCAATGGGTGTCCACCAGTCATCAAATACTCAGTCCGCACCAGGAATGGTAACACAG ATCACCAAGCAATTGCAAATTCCGCTGTCATATGCTGATGCTGTTATTGGCACAGCTGGTGCAAGTATAAGCTATATTCGACGAGCTAGTGGGGCAACTGTTACGATACAAGAGACTAGGGGTGTTCCTGGGGAGATGACTGTTGAAATCAGTGGAAGTGCTCCCGAAGTTCAAGCAGCTCAACAACTGATACAG AATTTCATGGCAGATGCTGGGGCACCGCAGCCGACACCAACTCCTGGCTCTGTGGACCAAGGTTATAACAACTATGCCACTCACGGTTCAGTTTATGCATCTCCCCCATCTAATCAAGGACACGCAGGACAACACGGCGGCTATGGCTCAGTCTATGGCTCGCATTATGGGTACTAG
- the LOC126593289 gene encoding uncharacterized protein At2g34160-like codes for MAAAQMQRVAAPPQQPIEAPKKNRIQVSNTKKPLFFYVNLAKRYIEQHNEVELSALGMAITTVVTIAEILKNNGLAIEKKVSTSTVGMKDEIKGRLMQKAKIEIVLGKSEKFDAIMQMNAAVLAPESVATEGKK; via the exons ATGGCGGCAGCTCAAATGCAGAGAGTCGCAGCTCCACCGCAGCAACCGATTGAGGCGCCGAAGAAGAACAGAATTCAGGTCTCCAACACCAAGAAACCGCTCTTCTTCTACGTCAATCTCGCTAAG AGGTACATAGAGCAGCACAATGAGGTTGAGCTCTCTGCACTGGGAATGG CAATCACTACGGTTGTCACTATTGCCGAGATTTTGAAGAATAATGGATTGGCTATTGAGAAGA AGGTGTCTACATCTACCGTTGGAATGAAAGACGAGATTAAGGGTCGCCTCATGCAGAAGGCTAAG ATCGAGATTGTGCTGGGGAAGTCTGAAAAATTTGACGCTATAATGCAAATGAATGCTGCTGTACTTGCACCAGAGTCAGTTGCGACCGAGGGAAAAAAATGA
- the LOC126592369 gene encoding uncharacterized protein LOC126592369, which yields MAKSQHSSKSKCFCKKIFSSPCPICKMAAMAHVSAAQEESKTKEKMPPPTKVLVELSHTSASSEVEKKNPKVEAQLTKENGTENMGDNDAFSDYISRTKIKIRAVSNVGMENIASGSTDDGYDTKNEDNVKDTFSDYINRAKMRIRKTSSIGSRKVISFKQE from the coding sequence ATGGCAAAGAGTCAGCATAGCTCAAAATCCAAGTGTTTCTGCAAGAAAATCTTCAGTTCTCCTTGCCCAATTTGTAAAATGGCAGCAATGGCTCATGTTTCAGCCGCACAGGAGGAAAGCAAGACCAAGGAAAAGATGCCTCCGCCAACAAAGGTTCTTGTTGAGCTGAGTCACACCAGTGCTAGTTCAGAAGTTGAGAAGAAAAATCCAAAAGTAGAGGCACAacttacaaaagaaaatggGACAGAAAATATGGGTGACAATGATGCATTTTCCGACTACATTAGTCGCACAAAAATTAAGATCAGAGCTGTATCCAATGTTGGTATGGAAAATATTGCCTCTGGATCAACAGATGATGGATATGATACAAAGAATGAAGACAACGTGAAAGATACGTTTTCAGATTATATAAATCGCGCGAAGATGAGGATCAGAAAGACATCAAGTATTGGAAGCAGAAAGGTTATCTCCTTCAAACAAGAATAA
- the LOC126593288 gene encoding flowering locus K homology domain-like isoform X3: MAEADKLYGELDGGEVPVTVAEINAEIENAEPLVDDQVTALDPASELTEADVQGYEQEHGVTFAQEQEDALAQFRAQEQEEALAQFQAQEQEEALAQFQAQEQEEALAQFQAQEQVELPVEVQEEEAQLSEQNPERHEDAAAFGGGEKKWPGWPGESVFRMLVPAQKVGSIIGRKGEFIKKIVEETRARIKILDGPPGTTERAVMVSGKEEPDSSLPPAMDGLLRVHTRIIDGLDGDSSHAPPGMGGKVSTKLLVAASQAGSLIGKQGGTVKSIQEASNCIVRVLGSEDLPIFALQDDRVVEVVGEAVGVHKAIELIASHLRKFLVDRSIIPIFEMHMQMANPQMEHGPPHQNWGPPQGHPHNAGHGGPGFGPPNPQYMPPPRQHDNYYPPADMPPPMEKQPHHGISAYGREAPMGVHQSSNTQSAPGMVTQITKQLQIPLSYADAVIGTAGASISYIRRASGATVTIQETRGVPGEMTVEISGSAPEVQAAQQLIQIFMADAGAPQPTP; this comes from the exons ATGGCTGAAGCTGATAAACTCTATGGGGAACTTGATGGAGGTGAAGTACCTGTGACCGTGGCTGAAATCAATGCCGAGATTGAGAATGCAGAGCCGCTGGTAGATGACCAGGTTACGGCACTAGACCCGGCTTCGGAGCTGACAGAGGCCGATGTACAGGGGTATGAACAAGAGCATGGAGTGACATTtgcacaagaacaagaagaTGCACTTGCCCAGTTCCGGGCACAGGAGCAGGAAGAGGCACTGGCCCAGTTCCAGGCACAGGAGCAGGAAGAGGCACTGGCCCAGTTCCAGGCACAGGAGCAAGAAGAGGCACTGGCCCAGTTCCAGGCGCAGGAACAAGTAGAGTTACCGGTAGAAGTGCAAGAGGAGGAGGCGCAGTTATCCGAACAGAACCCAGAGCGTCACGAAGATGCTGCTGCCTTTGGTGGAGGTGAGAAAAAGTGGCCTGGATGGCCCGGAGAGAGTGTTTTCCGGATGCTGGTTCCTGCGCAGAAGGTTGGCAGTATAATTGGACGGAAAGGGGAGTTCATTAAGAAAATAGTTGAGGAGACGAGAGCTCGCATTAAAATTCTTGATGGACCCCCAGGAACGACTGAAAGAGCC GTAATGGTTTCTGGTAAGGAGGAGCCTGATTCTTCTCTTCCCCCTGCAATGGATGGCCTTTTGAGGGTTCACACGCGTATTATTGATGGTTTGGATGGTGATTCATCTCATGCTCCACCGGGCATGGGTGGCAAAGTCTCTACAAAGCTGCTGGTTGCAGCTTCACAGGCAGGAAGCTTGATTGGGAAACAGGGAGGAACTGTTAAATCCATTCAAGAAGCATCTAACTGCATAGTTAGAGTTCTTGGATCAG AAGACCTACCGATTTTTGCTCTTCAAGATGACAGAGTGGTTGAAGTAGTGGGTGAAGCTGTTGGTGTGCACAAAGCAATTGAACTAATTGCATCTCATCTTAGGAAGTTTTTAGTTGACCGCAGTATAATTCCAATATTTGAAATGCAT ATGCAAATGGCAAATCCTCAGATGGAACATGGGCCACCTCATCAAAATTGGGGTCCACCTCAAGGTCATCCCCACAATGCTGGTCATGGGGGTCCTGGATTTGGGCCGCCTAATCCCCAATACATGCCACCTCCTCGGCAACATGACAATTACTATCCACCAGCTGACATGCCTCCACCAATGGAGAAACAGCCTCACCATGGTATATCGGCTTATGGAAGAGAAGCTCCAATGGGTGTCCACCAGTCATCAAATACTCAGTCCGCACCAGGAATGGTAACACAG ATCACCAAGCAATTGCAAATTCCGCTGTCATATGCTGATGCTGTTATTGGCACAGCTGGTGCAAGTATAAGCTATATTCGACGAGCTAGTGGGGCAACTGTTACGATACAAGAGACTAGGGGTGTTCCTGGGGAGATGACTGTTGAAATCAGTGGAAGTGCTCCCGAAGTTCAAGCAGCTCAACAACTGATACAG ATTTTCATGGCAGATGCTGGAGCACCGCAGCCGACACCGTGA